TAGGCGCCACCACCAATTATGATGGCGCCTTTCTCGGGAGGATCGTGTCTAATGGACGATCTTCAGGTTGGAGGTATACTGTGCTTCATCCGTGCGGAGCATGAGGAAGTATGCGCCGCTCGGCAAATCCGAGGCATTGAAGTTGACTTCGTGCAGGCCAGCCTCGAACGTCGCTGCAGTCATGATCGACTGGACGCTACGTCCCGATGCATCGAGGATTTCCAAATCCGCTCCATGCGTCAGTGTCGGAAGTACGAACCGTACTGTCCCTGTCGTACTCACGGGGTTTGGATAACTGCTCAGCAGCGATGGCGCAGAGTACACCGGCCGTTCTGAGTTATTCACGGCACTCGACGGGAGGCGATCCGTTAGGAATGCCTTACTATCGGTCAGCGTGTCGCCAGTTGCAGAGAGCGTCTTGAAGTCGATCGTGATCGATCCGGTGTCCGGTGTAGACACCGTGATATAGATTGGACGAAATACTTCGCCAGCATAGATCTGGACGTAGTCATCGGGCGCACATTGGTAGACATAGCTTCGTCCTGTGCGGTCTCTCGCCAATGAGATGCAGGTCTTTGCACTATCCTGCGGCGGTCCGACAGCGAGAATAGCCGCCTTTCCTTCGACACCGACAATCACGCGATCGATCGTGCCCCGTTGCGAATTGCCATTCGATACATAGATGGCGTGTGTTTGGACATGCATCGGACGATTTGTCGGACGCTCGCTCGCAATGGTGTCGCCACCCTTTGGAGCGTTCGCGAGTATCCGCTTGATGGTGCGAATATCCCACGACAAACCATCATCGAGTCGAACGCCCCGAATGTCGAAGCTATCCTTCGGCTCAGTGTACTGCGTCACGTTGATCTGAAGTCGCTGACCAGTTGGAGTCTGTATCGAATCGACTTCCCACGAGACATCAGCCGTCTGATTGGCCGCGAGCGGAATTGCGAGCAGGTCAGATTGCGCGCCTCCGGTAAGACGGATCGAGGAATCAGGCAGGACGGCGATCCCGTTGCCATGGCTTCCACCGCGGACCCACGCCGTATAGACCGGCGGCGGCCACTTAATAATGATCCCCAGCGAGTTCAAGGAAGAGCCGTTCGCTGTCAGCGTATTGAGATTGAAATGCAGGTCGATCGGACGCGCAACACTATCGGGGTTGCCGATCGAGAACGTCCCCGTATGCGTGACGGAATCGATAATATCCACGTTTTTATGTGCGACATTATTATCCGCGATCGGATTTTGGATTGCGTCCGTGACTTGCGCCTTCAAACGATCTTCCGGATTTTCATAGCGGACGTTGAAGCAGCAGTGACTTCTGCCGGCAGGTGGCGTCCATGGAATGTTGATGATGGTTGATCCTCCCGCGGGAATCGAGGGTGTTACAACATAGTATGGACTGGGCAGCACGCTCGGCCAGTTACCATCGGTGGCACCGGGATTGTTCGGATACAGATTCGCTGCTGACGCGGAAACCGGCATCCATGTTTGAATCGGGGTGATGTACACATAGAGATGTCCTGGACTCGACGCGACGCAGCCGCGATTGTTCAGTTGGACTCGCAGAACATTCGATGCCCCGCGCACAGGATTCTGATGCTCCATTCCTGTGGGATCGTTTACGGTATTCCACACGCCGGGAGCACCCCACGGCAGGGTTGGATTTGGCACTGGAAGGTTGGCGATATACCCCTGGGCCGGTCCTAACGGCTCGGTACCATCGTCCGTGGCGGTCCGCTGAATCCAAACATCATGGCACGGGTCGGTGCCGGCGCATGTCACGCTGATGGAATCGAGGAAGTTGCCGCCGTTGGATGGTCCGTTACCACCGTTCGAGGAGATCGACTTGAATTCCAGATAGTAATTACCGGGCAGCAACGATTGCGGGGCAAGGGTATAGTAGCGCCACGTCGAGTCATTATCCGAATAGGTGCCGAGCGATGTGACATTGTTCGTCACCGTGTCGACAATCAGCACTTCCATCATGTCAACGCCTGGATACCGGCCACGATGTGCGAAGGAAACGGTGACTGCAATTGGACCGGTTACTGTGAATGGCTGGTAGAGCGTCCCAACTTGCGTTGCGTTCAACTCAGCAAAGTAGAGACCAGCATACGCGGGAACGTTGCCATAGCCGCTTCGCCAGATTTCGATCTTCTGATCCGTTGCGGTGGTGCTCCAGCCCGGAATGTTACTTTCGTCTGTCTGCACAAAGGTCGTAGGAGCCTGCCCGTTGAGGATCTGCTCGAAACCGGTATTCGTAAGCTGCACATCTTTACAGGGATCGACCGTGGCACATGTGACGGTGATCGAATCGAGGAAATTACCTCCATCCGCCGGCCCCGCACCACTATTCGATGAGATGGACTTGAATTGCAGCGTCCATGCTCCAAGCAGATTATACGGAATCGCAAACGGTGCGGTGGTATAGTACCGCCAGGCCGTCCTGTTATCATAGTAGGTTCCGAGCACAGTGGGGTTACCGGTAGGATCGAGGAGAAGGACTTCCATTGTGTCCATTCCAGTGTACCGTCCACGGTGCGCGAAGGAAATCACGACCGAAATTGGAGCGATTGCGGTGAAGGGTTGATAGAGTGTGCCGACCTGCGTGGCATTCAGCTCCGCGAAGTAATTACCAGAATATGCTGAGATGTTGTCGTATCCACTCTTCCATATCTCGATGTTCTGGTCGGACGCCGTTGTCTTCCAATATGGAATATTGTTTTGGTTCGTTTGAACGAAGCCAACATTATTCACGATGTTCGCTACGGTCGAGTTCGGGAGTTCCTCGAAACTCGTGTTGCCCAGGAGTACGCTCTCGCATGGACTGTGCACGCACGTATCGGTGCTTTGCGCATGCGCTATGATAGCCATGCTCAACCAAAGAAGCGCGAAGAGCGCACGCAATGCTCCGCGGTGCTTTCGCGATTGCAGGGATGGTCCGGCAGAGACTCTGGGACCCTGTTTGAAGAGTGTCGAATACATTTTTGTTTTTGTTGATTGGTTGTGTTACATTCGCCGTCAGGACGTCTTCTGTCCCCGACGACGCACAAAAATGGCCGTTTGGGGCTCCAATTCATTACACAGATGAGTACACAGAAGGACTTGCTGACAGAATAACTGCTCGCTCCGGGACGGATTGAGCACTCGCATCCAAGATTGTGCGTTACTCCTCGCGCATGTGGGCAAATGTGATCGGGCAATCGCGCGTCAAGCGGATTATCGCGAATGCGATTGAATCCGGCAAACTTCCGGGCGCGTATCTGTTTTCGGGACCCGAAGGCGTCGGGAAGGATGCCGCCGCGCTGGAGCTGGCGAAGGCGCTGAATTGTATTAATCCGACTGAGTCAGGCGCTTGCGATGAGTGCGAAAGCTGCGTCGGGATTCAGTCCCTGGCCTCGAACACAGTCCACTTCCTCCACGCGCTGCCGAAGAAGGAAAGTTCGGGTGATGAAGAAGTCGATCTCAAGGATATCGATGTCATCCGCGAACAGCTTGCCGCAAAATCCGCCGACCCGTATCACAACTTGGAGATTCCGCGCGCAACTGCGATTCAGATTGCTCAGATCCGCGAGCTGCGCACGGCGCTCTCTCGCTCGTTTACTGGCGGACAAAAGCGTGTCGTCATCATCAGTGAGGCGGACATGATGAACGTGCAATCGCAAAACGCATTTCTCAAAACACTGGAGGAGCCGCACGCAAACACGCTAATTATCCTCACCAGCTCGAACGCGCACAGACTGTTGCCAACCATTCACTCGCGCTGCCAGGATGTCCGGTTCGATGCACTTGCTGCGGAAGAAATTGCCCGCGCGCTCATTGAGCGCGAAGAGTTACCGCACGAAGAAGCGGAGTTTCTTTCTCGATTGGCAAACGGCAGTTATTCCGGCGCACGCGCGATGATCGGTGAGGACGTGAAGGAAATGCGGAATCAGATCGTCGATTTTTTGCGGATGGGGCTTTCCAAAAGCCGATTGCGTGCCGCGCAACAGATCGATCTTTTCCTTCCACGTTCTGGTGGTGGCAAATTCTTGGAGCGTCGTCAGGCGACCGAACAGAGACTGGCTTTGCTTGCGCTCTGGTTACGTGATGCGCTCGCGCTTACAACGAAAGCCGAAGCGCAGATCGTCAATCTTGATCAGATGGATGCGCTTGTCCGTTTTGTTGGCCGCTTTGGCGATCCTCGCGGCATTGTCCTGGCGCTTGCAGCAGTCGATCGCGCGATGCACCTCGTCCGGTTGCAGCTTCAGCTTCGTCCGGTGATGATGCAACTCGTGGTGGAGTTGGAAGAGGCGCTTGTGACTATTGGATAGCAAATACTGCGAGCTGTTACAGAATCATGCTAAGCAGGACTGGACTTGTGGGATTCGAAATATCATACTGCGCAATTCCCCGAACTGTATGAACGAGCAGCGTAGTTTGCGGAGTCAGGTCCATGTGATATCCTTGAATGCTACCGATCGTCGCAATGAGTACCGGACGCATTGGATCACTGAGGCTGAATATTTGCAAACCTACGGCACCATCGAGAACGTAGAGGATATTTCCGGTGATTGCGATATCCTGTGGATCAGTTAGAGGAACCTCCGATTGCAGCGTTACCAAAGTATCGGAGAATGATTCAACATCAAGCGCATTGACGGTATCTTCCGCTTGAGCACAGAAATACATGTTACCTCCGGGATACGTCGTGTGCCGCAACATGTAAATGACCCCCGGACGATAGGCGACGTGGCGGGGACAACCATTCAGAGCAATGTCCCGTCCATTTTGGATTTCTGTACCTAATGAATCGACACGATATCCCCAATAGAGAAATGAGTACCCCTCCGACGGTTGAGTGCTATCGACGAATGCCGTATCACCTCCGAAAGAATGGTAGCCCCCATGTGGAACGGGATTCGAAGGTTCAGTAAGGGAAAATGCGAGGGAATCGGTAAACAGGAATAAGCCATTCGTGACAAAATCATAGAGATGCCGATAACTATTGCAACCTGTCAGTTGCCCGGGCTCTGTTGAACTCAGGCAACCGGCGCAAAATGCCAAGTGCGCAATCGCAATTGCAAGCTTGAATTTCGGTCGCATCATCCTAATGGTGAGATCGGTACAATGACAAGCGTATCATGCCATCCGATGACAGCTCCGCTATTGTGATAATCGCTCATTGTGCGTGGCGGCGCTGGCACTCGTAGCACATTTTGTAACCGCTTCGAGATCTTTGGACTGGATGGATCGGAAATATCGAGCACGACCAAATCAGTCGAGTTATTGATGTAGAAGTATCCATGATTAACCGACCCATCAAGAGAGCCCGGCGCCGCGATGTAAGCGACGCCTCGCGGAGAAGACGACGAGGTGTTATCAATAACGTACCAACCTTTATACGGATCGCTTATGAACAGGAAGTGTTCATAAGTGACAACCTTTCCGGGATGAACTACGGGCTTTGGAGGCTGGATCGTTACGGAGTGTCGGAGTGAATCCCACGAAATGACATCAGGTGCTGATTCGACAACACGATAGTTTGTGCTACAGGCGCTAAGCAATAGCGTGCCCGAGACCAACAGTAGACATAAGCTGATATTCATTGTGACTCTTGAAAAACACATTGAAAAGGCAGAAGTTACAATCACTCTTCTGCCTTCACGATTTATTGTCCTAAACATTGGCTGCTCCGCTCACCGCTGGATGACTATACTTCGAGTCACTATTAACCCGCCACCCGCGATGCGGAGGTGATAAAAGCCGTCCGGGAGTTGAGAGACATCAAAGCGGAGTGTAGTGCTATGCCCGTCCGATTCATGAGTCATAGAATCTGGCGCAGACAATGCGATCGAGCGGCCAAGCATATCATACATCTCGACAGCAACTCCCGAAAGCCCTGAACCCGAAACCTGAATTTCGTTTCGCGCCGGATTCGGTGCAATGCGATCGATGTAGAACGTACCGGTCCGCAATTGATCCTGAATGAGGCGATCGGTGCAAGCAAAAACGTATCGCACACTGGAAGCCGATTGCTCCAGGGATTGCGGACAGACTCCAGAGGCAGTGCACGTATCCTCCGAAGAGATCACCGAAAGCAACAGCGGAGTCGAATCCTTACTCGCAAGAAACATTTGGTATACGATTGAAGCAACAACTCCGGCGTTGCCGCTCAACTGGAGCGTCACGTAATCGATCGTTCCATCCGCGGTGGTGCTATCGAGTTGAAGGCCCGAGCCACCAGCATACCGAAGAAGATCGCCATCGTGCGCAATCGAAATATGAAGCTTCGTGAGACACGCCGCTACGCCTCGGACAAGACGAATCGGGAATGCAATCGTATCCTCGGCCCGTGCAGTTCTTCCGCTGTCCGGAAGCATCTCGAGCTGTACCGAAGGCGATTTGGCAATCGTATGGACCGAGAAGATCGCTGAGTCGATTCCCCCGCCAAGTGTTGCGCCGCAGGAATCCGTAAAGTAGTACGCGACATGATAATCCTTCGCGGAGCCATCCGTAACGAGCGTGTCTCCGATGCGCTGTGTCTCGTTCGGCGCAAGCACGATCGTATCCGGAATCCCGTGAAAGCCGCTGGACGTAATGGAGTGTGCAACGATCGCTTGCGTCCGAGGCAAGTGATTCGTAAATTGGATCTGTCGCACACAACTCATGCCCGAATCGGCACAGATTGTTGTGTCACTCTGGGATGAAATCGTAACCAGCGGAGACTGCCATCGAACCGCGACCGGTTTCGAGCGCGCCGAGCAGCCATTAGAATCGGTGACAAGCACTGAATACAATCCGGTATCAGAGACAACAATCGACGACGTATTCGCGCCGTTGCTCCACAGATATGAATTGCCACCTGTAGCCGCAATTGTCGCTGCCTGGTTAGCGCAATCTAGCGTGATGGTATCCGAAGGTGCGATCCCTGCAATCGGCAAGGGATTGAGAATAACCTGGACCGACGCGGTGTCTGTACAACCTGCTGCTTTCGAGACGATCACAGAGTACTGCCCTGAGTCACCGATCGTTATCGAGTCTTGAGCGACCTGAATATCAGATCCGTCTTTCAACCACATGAACTGCACACCAGCGTCTGTCGATGATGCATGGATCGTGGCACTATCACCAGCGCATAGTCTTATTGGGCTATTGGCTGTGATCTGCACTTTGGGTTTCGCCGTTACCGACGCAGTAACGATTGCCGTGTCCGCACAGCCATTGGTCGTGGAAACTACAACACTGTAGAGTCCGGACTCGGAGATGACAAGCGAGTCCGAGGCAACTCCCATATCCACACCGTCCTTCAGCCACTTATGCACGAGTCCGATCGGCCGCGCGATGATGGTGCGTGTTTCGCCATCGCAGAATTCCAGCGGACCACTTGTATCGAGCTGCAAGACGGGAGGAATACACTCGCTGACATGGAATATATTTGCGGCAGCCTGCGAAAGCACCCAGCCCGGTTCAGCAGCAAATGTGTCCGCGCTCGGTGAAGGAACCTGTTGCGCAGCCGCTAAAAGATATAGTGTGTCGCTTCCTGGTAGCGTAATCTTCCGACTCCAATTCGTAGCATAACCCGTGATGGTCGCAATCAACGACCAGGTATCGGACAGAGGCTTGAGATAGAGCTGAATATCTTTGCCATTGCCAGTCCCGGTGATCGTAAACGTGCGATTCACCTCGTGCGAGGTATCGGTTGAGGGCCCTGCGTATCGCGTGGCATCGTTTGGTGACACGGTAATCGAGGAGACTACAAGTCCATCAAGACGCACACGACCAGCACCGCCATTGCCTCCATCCTGTCCGCTATGTTGCGGAACACCCTGTCCACCGCTTCCGCCATGAACATCCTCGCTCGGCGCTGAGAGTGAAATCTTACTTCCGAGTATAATCGCACCACCGCTTCCGCCACCGCCGGCCCCGTCCGAAAAGGAGCTTGTATCATCGCTGCCGATCGCGCCTTTGGCGATCAATCCCGAGATAGCGATACTTCTGGCATTGATCGCCAAGCATCCGCCACCTCCGCCGCCATTTCCCGCGCCAACTTCCCCGCCATTGTCATTTCCACCACCACCGCCCGAGCCTCCAGCCATCGGGACAAGCTCCAGATTTCCATTGACATAACCACCAGAGGGAAAGCCCTGCCAAAATCCTCCACTGGATCCGGCCGTTGCGAATCCGCCGCCACCACCACCGCCTTGAACCGGTGGCACGCAGCACTCGGGTCCGCCGGATCCGCCACCGTATCCTGGAAATCCCCCTCCATAGTCCCCGGCGCCACCAGCCGCTCCGCCAGTCCCGAAGGCATGGCCCGTCCCGCCTCCGCCACCTTCATTGGCGCCGCTGGATACGCCACCCGGCGCAAAATTGAGGCTATTCTGAAGCGGACCCGTCCCAATACCTGCCGGACGATCGCCGCACCCGGATTGCCAGTCCGCGTCGCCCCCGCCGCCGGTAAATCCATTACCGCCTCGCGTGCCACACGTGAGCCCATTACCGCCGCCGCCACCGCCGGGACCGGCATCGACGCCATTCGCACTTGCATCGAGTTGCGCACTGGGAATAGTACGAACTGGTCCAAGACTAATCAGGGTAAACGGCAAATAGCCTTGAATGCCCGGCATCGTAGGATCGCAATCCGAAGTGCTGACACCATACATCCCGCTGCCGGTCAATATCATACTATCGACGATCATGGCCCCGCGACGTGAACGAAAGCCATACGCGCCACCCGAACCGAGCAAGCCAGCCGTGGAAAGCACTCCAAGCGATTGCGGCTTTACGATATAGAATGTATCCGTATTTGATTGTGAGCCGCCAACGATCACGCAAATGGGAATCTTGATCCCCAACCTCCAATCGGTTGC
The window above is part of the Bacteroidota bacterium genome. Proteins encoded here:
- a CDS encoding T9SS type A sorting domain-containing protein; its protein translation is MAIIAHAQSTDTCVHSPCESVLLGNTSFEELPNSTVANIVNNVGFVQTNQNNIPYWKTTASDQNIEIWKSGYDNISAYSGNYFAELNATQVGTLYQPFTAIAPISVVISFAHRGRYTGMDTMEVLLLDPTGNPTVLGTYYDNRTAWRYYTTAPFAIPYNLLGAWTLQFKSISSNSGAGPADGGNFLDSITVTCATVDPCKDVQLTNTGFEQILNGQAPTTFVQTDESNIPGWSTTATDQKIEIWRSGYGNVPAYAGLYFAELNATQVGTLYQPFTVTGPIAVTVSFAHRGRYPGVDMMEVLIVDTVTNNVTSLGTYSDNDSTWRYYTLAPQSLLPGNYYLEFKSISSNGGNGPSNGGNFLDSISVTCAGTDPCHDVWIQRTATDDGTEPLGPAQGYIANLPVPNPTLPWGAPGVWNTVNDPTGMEHQNPVRGASNVLRVQLNNRGCVASSPGHLYVYITPIQTWMPVSASAANLYPNNPGATDGNWPSVLPSPYYVVTPSIPAGGSTIINIPWTPPAGRSHCCFNVRYENPEDRLKAQVTDAIQNPIADNNVAHKNVDIIDSVTHTGTFSIGNPDSVARPIDLHFNLNTLTANGSSLNSLGIIIKWPPPVYTAWVRGGSHGNGIAVLPDSSIRLTGGAQSDLLAIPLAANQTADVSWEVDSIQTPTGQRLQINVTQYTEPKDSFDIRGVRLDDGLSWDIRTIKRILANAPKGGDTIASERPTNRPMHVQTHAIYVSNGNSQRGTIDRVIVGVEGKAAILAVGPPQDSAKTCISLARDRTGRSYVYQCAPDDYVQIYAGEVFRPIYITVSTPDTGSITIDFKTLSATGDTLTDSKAFLTDRLPSSAVNNSERPVYSAPSLLSSYPNPVSTTGTVRFVLPTLTHGADLEILDASGRSVQSIMTAATFEAGLHEVNFNASDLPSGAYFLMLRTDEAQYTSNLKIVH
- a CDS encoding AAA family ATPase yields the protein MRYSSRMWANVIGQSRVKRIIANAIESGKLPGAYLFSGPEGVGKDAAALELAKALNCINPTESGACDECESCVGIQSLASNTVHFLHALPKKESSGDEEVDLKDIDVIREQLAAKSADPYHNLEIPRATAIQIAQIRELRTALSRSFTGGQKRVVIISEADMMNVQSQNAFLKTLEEPHANTLIILTSSNAHRLLPTIHSRCQDVRFDALAAEEIARALIEREELPHEEAEFLSRLANGSYSGARAMIGEDVKEMRNQIVDFLRMGLSKSRLRAAQQIDLFLPRSGGGKFLERRQATEQRLALLALWLRDALALTTKAEAQIVNLDQMDALVRFVGRFGDPRGIVLALAAVDRAMHLVRLQLQLRPVMMQLVVELEEALVTIG
- a CDS encoding T9SS type A sorting domain-containing protein, which gives rise to MAVLALVSLRPSTSSAQAITYLLPDIGTPGMNTYIEIIGPNKAFGNFGTDSIYANNPGDRVQVICKNPSDTNRVKFGPCVVSWNGRMIATQVFVMPWVQANATDWRLGIKIPICVIVGGSQSNTDTFYIVKPQSLGVLSTAGLLGSGGAYGFRSRRGAMIVDSMILTGSGMYGVSTSDCDPTMPGIQGYLPFTLISLGPVRTIPSAQLDASANGVDAGPGGGGGGNGLTCGTRGGNGFTGGGGDADWQSGCGDRPAGIGTGPLQNSLNFAPGGVSSGANEGGGGGTGHAFGTGGAAGGAGDYGGGFPGYGGGSGGPECCVPPVQGGGGGGGFATAGSSGGFWQGFPSGGYVNGNLELVPMAGGSGGGGGNDNGGEVGAGNGGGGGGCLAINARSIAISGLIAKGAIGSDDTSSFSDGAGGGGSGGAIILGSKISLSAPSEDVHGGSGGQGVPQHSGQDGGNGGAGRVRLDGLVVSSITVSPNDATRYAGPSTDTSHEVNRTFTITGTGNGKDIQLYLKPLSDTWSLIATITGYATNWSRKITLPGSDTLYLLAAAQQVPSPSADTFAAEPGWVLSQAAANIFHVSECIPPVLQLDTSGPLEFCDGETRTIIARPIGLVHKWLKDGVDMGVASDSLVISESGLYSVVVSTTNGCADTAIVTASVTAKPKVQITANSPIRLCAGDSATIHASSTDAGVQFMWLKDGSDIQVAQDSITIGDSGQYSVIVSKAAGCTDTASVQVILNPLPIAGIAPSDTITLDCANQAATIAATGGNSYLWSNGANTSSIVVSDTGLYSVLVTDSNGCSARSKPVAVRWQSPLVTISSQSDTTICADSGMSCVRQIQFTNHLPRTQAIVAHSITSSGFHGIPDTIVLAPNETQRIGDTLVTDGSAKDYHVAYYFTDSCGATLGGGIDSAIFSVHTIAKSPSVQLEMLPDSGRTARAEDTIAFPIRLVRGVAACLTKLHISIAHDGDLLRYAGGSGLQLDSTTADGTIDYVTLQLSGNAGVVASIVYQMFLASKDSTPLLLSVISSEDTCTASGVCPQSLEQSASSVRYVFACTDRLIQDQLRTGTFYIDRIAPNPARNEIQVSGSGLSGVAVEMYDMLGRSIALSAPDSMTHESDGHSTTLRFDVSQLPDGFYHLRIAGGGLIVTRSIVIQR